The stretch of DNA AGAGCAAAGTATCACTTCGTAAGGCATTGCTCAACCGGTATTTTTGCACGAGGGCAACGATTTTTTGAAAAAAATGTCCTTTTGCGGGCTAAAAAGGTAGGCAATGAAAAGCGTAGGTCGGTCTCTTTAGAGGCCGACACGTAGGCCGATTCTGGAAGGCGGATGGCTGAAGCCAACCGCGCACGACAGCCAATCCCAACCGAAAAATGCGCCGAAAACCGGAATTTCTTTGCCCCAGGGGCGGAAAACCCTTTCAAACCTGTCTCTTATGTCCACGGAAACCCACCAGACTCCCAGCATGGAAACGCTTGTCAGCCTGTGCAAGCGTCGCGGCTTTATTTTCCAGTCGTCCGATATTTACGGCGGCTACCAAGGCTTCTTCGACTACGGTCCCCTTGGCGTCGAGCTGCGCAACAACATCAAGCAAACCTGGTGGCAGGACTTCGTGCACCGCCGTGATGACATCGTCGGGCTGGACAGCTCCATCATCATGCACCCGCGCACTTGGGAGGCCAGCGGCCACATCGGCGGCTTCTCCGACCCAATGGTCGACTGCAAGGAGTCCAAGCTCCGTTACCGCGCCGACCAGCTCTTTATTGCCCCGGTTAAGCTCAACGGCGAGCTCGGCGGCTATGTGGCGTTCATGGAAGACACCGCCACGGACGACATTCTCAAGCGCGCCAAGAAGGTTCGCGATGCCAAGGGCGATAAACAGGCCGAGATCGACCTCGACGCCCTCGCCGAGCGCACCGAGTTCACCGAAGCCACCGCCGAGCAGCGCGCCGCCACCCTCGGGCCGGACGCCTCCGCCGCTGGCACGCTCACCGAGCCGCGCGACTTCAACCTGATGTTCGAGACCAAGGTCGGCCCGTTGGCGGACAGCTCTGCCGTCAGCTACCTGCGTCCCGAGACGGCCCAGGGCATCTTTAACAATTTCAACAACGTCGTCGACACGGCCCGTGTGAAGATCCCGTTTGGCATTGCCCAGATCGGTAAGGCGTTCCGCAATGAGATTACGCCGCGCAACTTCATTTTCCGCTCCCGCGAGTTCGAGCAGATGGAGATCGAATACTTCATCGCGCCCGACGCCGATTGGCAGCAGATGCACCGCGACTGGATCGACGCCTGCATCGACTGGCTCGTCTCCATCGGCATTCCGCGTGACCAGATCGGCGAAGACGTCCACCCCCAGGAAAAGCTCTCGCACTATTCCAAGGGCACGACGGACCTCAGCTTCCATTTCCCGCACGGTGAGCAAGAGCTGTGGGGCATCGCCTGCCGCGGCTGCTTCGACCTGACGCAGCACCAGGAGTTCTCCAAGAAGTCCATGGAATACTTCGACGAGGCCCGCAAGCAAGCTGGCCAGGAGCCGTTCAAATACATCCCGCACGTCATCGAGCCGTCCCTCGGCGTCGACCGCACGCTGCTGGCTGTGCTGACCGCCGCCTACACCGAAGACGAGGTCCCCAACGACAAGGGCAAGCCCGAGAAGCGCGTCGTGATGAAGTTCCACCCGCGCATCGCGCCCTACAAGGCCGCCGTCTTCCCGCTGCTCAAGAACAAGCCCGAACTCGTCGAAGCCGCCCGCGCGCTTTACAAGAAACTCCAGCGCCGCTGGCCGGTTTTCTGGGACGAGTCTGGCGCCATCGGCAAGCGCTACCGCCGCCAGGACGAAATCGGCACGCCGTTCGGCATCACCGTCGACTTCGACACCATCGAAAAGGACGGCACCGTGACCCTCCGCGACCGCGACACCACGGAACAAGTCCGCGTCAGCGAAGCCGATCTGTTTGCCTATCTCGAAAAGAAGATCGAGGGCGAGTAAGTCGCAGCGATATTAGATTTTCGAAAACGCCCGGTATTCCAGCCGGGCGTTTTTTATTAGCCACGGATGAACGCGGATTTCACGCGGATGCTGAGAGGCAGGATGGTTTGTCTCTCACGAAGGCACGGAGAGCACAAAGGCCACTCCCTCGTAGATTGTTTTGAATTCTCTTAAATGCTGCTCAACAAGCTTCCCGTCCTTCCCGCTCTTCCTGTTAAAAATACGCCTCGCTGGCCTTTGTGCCCTCCGTGCCTTCGTGAGAAACACCCACGCCTCGCTGGCATCCGTGTTTCATCCGCGTTAATCCGTGGCTAAATTAATCAGAAACACTCGACGGCCCACTCCCCCGCAGCCATAGTCCCCGGCATGGCTGACGCATCTTCTTTTCTCGTGAATGACGGGACGCCGCATTTCGGCGCGACCGTCGAGGCTTCCTACCGCA from Cerasicoccus sp. TK19100 encodes:
- a CDS encoding glycine--tRNA ligase — encoded protein: MSTETHQTPSMETLVSLCKRRGFIFQSSDIYGGYQGFFDYGPLGVELRNNIKQTWWQDFVHRRDDIVGLDSSIIMHPRTWEASGHIGGFSDPMVDCKESKLRYRADQLFIAPVKLNGELGGYVAFMEDTATDDILKRAKKVRDAKGDKQAEIDLDALAERTEFTEATAEQRAATLGPDASAAGTLTEPRDFNLMFETKVGPLADSSAVSYLRPETAQGIFNNFNNVVDTARVKIPFGIAQIGKAFRNEITPRNFIFRSREFEQMEIEYFIAPDADWQQMHRDWIDACIDWLVSIGIPRDQIGEDVHPQEKLSHYSKGTTDLSFHFPHGEQELWGIACRGCFDLTQHQEFSKKSMEYFDEARKQAGQEPFKYIPHVIEPSLGVDRTLLAVLTAAYTEDEVPNDKGKPEKRVVMKFHPRIAPYKAAVFPLLKNKPELVEAARALYKKLQRRWPVFWDESGAIGKRYRRQDEIGTPFGITVDFDTIEKDGTVTLRDRDTTEQVRVSEADLFAYLEKKIEGE